One Bufo gargarizans isolate SCDJY-AF-19 chromosome 3, ASM1485885v1, whole genome shotgun sequence DNA segment encodes these proteins:
- the MZT1 gene encoding mitotic-spindle organizing protein 1: protein MACAPVSVSAMRETMDVLMEISRLLNTGLDMETLSICVRLCEQGINPEALSSVIKELRRAAEGLKAAENAPS from the exons ATGGCGTGCGCTCCTGTCAGTGTCAGCGCTATGAGGGAGACCATGGATG TTCTCATGGAAATTTCAAGGCTGCTGAACACTGGATTGGATATGGAGACCCTATCGATTTGTGTAAGGCTGTGTGAGCAAGGGATCAACCCAGAGGCCTTGTCGTCCGTTATCAAAGAGCTGCGCAGAGCGGCCGAGGGGTTAAAG GCAGCAGAAAATGCTCCAAGTTAA
- the BORA gene encoding protein aurora borealis encodes MGDVHAQLTPETPGRVQILNPFESPNDYCSLHEPFVSSPTVFKPKKSSATPRQFRWSIDQLAAINPVDIDPEDIHRQALYLSHAKLDKEIEERRQKAIEEFFTKRTIVPSPWTQHEGKQAAQFHSTKCADLMNESPLAREQAVVSGKSTVACQTLLSLPIDFSIEKVLGEYFRPEENADQSQESLSSSSLRRKLFLDGQCNGSGCSSPSSPPPGSYEAPPASLGVLCSLDLSPVRCRSPMQTPSSGQFSSSPIQGGRRAYSLGSSPTFFEKSPMRDMSPAFSPISSVLGKTPMAEQKKLSFPSPESLPASKSMVDSCTASPLIEGCSPIKSLFQIKAKSCRESPQYRTSLFQIPFTVERLEEEEKENSPPALSLPEGNIVLQLHNMEAFSHDAHIMDSVDGISPKPCIQQVMTPATDGLKDNDTVEMVDPVESEDDQIWVKDAAENYNTPMSSFMTGNTFSVETSHMCMSPLAESSVIPCDSSSIQVDSGYTTQTCGSSMMDTIGTDGVYKENDIQICDKQNGSQHMKAKDFLTSDIKGHRLLEAESPECERPLHKIHKTHPALHSGTWKLSSDRLYNRLSKNVRLQSPQQTMD; translated from the exons atgggtGATGTCCACGCCCAGTTGACCCCAGAGACTCCAGGCCGTGTCCAGATCCTCAATCCTTTTGAGAGTCCGAATGACTATTGCAGTTTACATGAACCGTTTGTTTCCAGCCCAACAGTCTTCAAGCCAAAAAAGTCTTCCGCA aCTCCACGACAGTTCAGATGGTCAATCGATCAGCTTGCTGCAATAAACCCAGTTGATATTGACCCAGAGGACATTCATCGCCAAGCTTTGTATTTAAGCCATGCCAA GCTAGATAAAGAAATAGAAGAGAGAAGACAAAAGGCCATTGAAGAG TTTTTCACAAAAAGGACAATTGTTCCATCACCCTGGACCCAACACGAAGGGAAGCAAGCTGCTCAGTTTCATTCCACAAAAT GTGCTGATCTTATGAATGAATCGCCTCTTGCAAGAGAGCAAGCTGTAGTCTCTGGAAAGAGCACAG TTGCCTGCCAAACACTATTATCTTTACCAATCGACTTCAGTATTGAAAAGGTTCTAG GTGAATATTTTCGGCCAGAGGAAAATGCAGATCAGTCGCAGGAAAGCTTGAGCTCCTCATCTCTTCGTAGAAAATTATTCTTGGATGGACAGTGCAATGGATCAGGGTGTTCCTCTCCAAGTTCTCCTCCACCGGGATCCTATGAAGCCCCACCGGCCTCCCTGGGTGTTCTTTGCTCGCTTGATCTTTCCCCTGTCCGTTGTCGAAGTCCTATGCAGACACCCAGCTCG GGTCAGTTCTCTTCAAGCCCAATCCAGGGTGGACGAAGAGCATATAGCCTGGGCAGTAGTCCTACATTCTTCGAAAAGTCCCCTATGAGAGATATGTCACCAGCATTCTCCCCCATCTCTTCTGTACTGGGAAAAACTCCAATGGCCG AACAGAAGAAGCTGTCTTTCCCTTCACCAGAAAGTCTTCCAGCTTCAAAGTCTATGGTGGACTCTTGTACTGCAAGTCCCTTAATTGAAGGCTGCTCCCCCATCAAAAGCCTATTTCAGATAAAGGCCAAGTCCTGCAGAGAGAGCCCACAGTATCGGACGTCCCTTTTTCAGATCCCTTTTACCGTTGAAcgtttggaggaggaggagaaagaaaacTCTCCACCGGCACTGTCCTTACCTGAAGGCAATATTGTGTTACAGCTGCATAACATGGAGGCTTTCTCCCATGATGCTCACATAATGGACTCCGTGGATGGCATATCTCCTAAGCCATGCATACAGCAGGTGATGACGCCAGCTACAGATGGACTGAAGGACAATGATACTGTggaaatggtggatcctgtggaGAGTGAAGACGACCAGATTTGGGTGAAAGATGCAGCAGAGAATTATAACACTCCAATGAGCAGTTTCATGACTGGTAATACGTTTAGCGTTGAGACCTCTCACATGTGCATGTCACCTTTAGCGGAGAGCAGTGTGATTCcttgtgacagcagcagcattcag GTGGACAGTGGCTACACAACACAAACATGTGGGTCCAGTATGATGGACACAATTGGCACAGATGGAGTTTACAAGGAAAATGATATCCAGATCTGTGATAAGCAGAATGGGTCTCAGCATATGAAAGCAAAG GACTTTTTGACGTCTGATATTAAAGGCCATCGGCTTCTAGAAGCAGAGTCTCCGGAATGTGAGCGTCCGCttcataaaatacacaaaacGCATCCTGCGCTTCACTCTGGAACTTGGAAACTCAGCAGTGACAGACTATACAACAGATTAAGTAAGAATG taCGTCTCCAGAGTCCACAGCAGACCATGGACTGA